A genomic stretch from Sphingobacterium sp. ML3W includes:
- a CDS encoding glycoside hydrolase family 95 protein, translating to MVNRILILFVVCICQTTLLFAQQNPLRLWYNKPAKIWEETLPLGNGLIGMMPDGNPTKEKIVLNEISMWSGSPEDPNNYDAHKNVNAIQDLLKAGKNDEAEKLVNETFVTNGKGSGFGNGANVPFGCYQLLGDLLLQYQLPSSSIEDYTRSLDLATATAQTSFRAGNTKIQRTYYTSFDKNVGVIQLNQNSDARQTVGISFERKENIDRYSLLDDGILIEGSLPDGKGGKNLKFVGLLKVHGKNLQVNRKDQVLEVSAAGNLSIYLTASTSYYGEDPLATTKTTIAAVQSSNAAKMYNNHVDSYQRIFNRVELNLFGNRSNANVPTNERIANFYKDPTQDPDLATIYYQYGRYLNISSSAPKNTNALPPNLQGLWANQIQTPWNGDYHLNINAQMNHWGVEVNNLSEYHQPFIELIKRIAKTGEQTAKAYYNAPGWVVYMMTNIWGYSAPGEQASWGASTASGWLCNHLWEHYLFTGDQGYLKEIYPILKGAAEFYNHTLVQDPKTGWWVTSPSVSPENAFRMPNGKVAAVVMGPTIDNQIVRELYQAVIQADSILAVKDSFVASLKGKLKEIPPAVVISRSGRVMEWLEDYQEVEPKHRHVSHLYGLYPAAFISPQTTPAWAEAARKTLAIRGDEGTGWSRAWKILFWARLQDGDHALEILRQLLKPAFASETTYQGVGAGTYPNLFCAHPPFQIDGNFGGAAGIAEMLIQSHNGYIHLLPALPKAWSKGQIKGLKARGNYTVDMSWENGKIVKLNIKGKKGNVRIFENGIYKDYKVR from the coding sequence ATGGTAAATAGAATTTTAATACTTTTCGTGGTCTGCATCTGTCAGACCACGCTTTTGTTTGCGCAACAAAACCCACTCCGTCTTTGGTATAATAAGCCTGCCAAAATCTGGGAAGAAACTTTACCGCTGGGCAATGGACTAATTGGTATGATGCCTGATGGAAATCCAACGAAGGAAAAAATTGTACTGAATGAGATTAGTATGTGGTCTGGAAGTCCAGAGGATCCTAATAACTATGACGCGCACAAAAATGTCAATGCCATTCAGGATTTATTGAAAGCGGGTAAAAATGATGAAGCCGAAAAATTGGTCAATGAAACTTTTGTCACCAATGGCAAAGGTTCAGGCTTTGGGAATGGCGCTAATGTTCCTTTTGGCTGTTATCAGTTACTCGGAGATCTACTTTTGCAATATCAACTGCCATCTTCTTCTATTGAAGACTATACAAGATCCTTGGATCTGGCCACGGCGACAGCACAGACTTCTTTTCGTGCCGGAAACACAAAAATTCAACGTACTTACTACACCTCCTTTGACAAGAATGTCGGTGTTATTCAATTAAATCAGAATAGCGATGCCAGACAGACGGTCGGTATTTCTTTTGAGCGGAAGGAGAATATAGACCGCTACAGCCTGTTGGATGATGGTATTTTGATCGAAGGGTCGCTGCCGGATGGTAAAGGGGGCAAGAACCTGAAATTTGTCGGGTTATTGAAAGTACATGGTAAAAATCTTCAGGTCAACAGAAAAGATCAGGTACTGGAAGTTTCGGCGGCAGGAAACCTGTCGATCTATCTCACGGCGAGCACATCTTATTATGGAGAGGATCCACTGGCAACTACCAAAACGACTATTGCAGCCGTACAGTCGTCCAATGCAGCCAAAATGTATAACAATCATGTGGATTCCTATCAACGGATTTTTAACCGGGTGGAGCTTAACCTTTTTGGAAATCGCTCAAATGCAAATGTTCCAACCAATGAACGGATTGCTAATTTTTATAAAGACCCAACACAGGATCCAGATTTGGCAACGATTTATTATCAGTATGGTCGTTATTTGAATATTTCAAGTTCAGCGCCGAAAAATACAAATGCGCTTCCGCCAAACTTACAGGGATTATGGGCCAATCAGATCCAAACGCCTTGGAATGGTGATTATCATCTAAATATCAATGCGCAGATGAATCACTGGGGGGTGGAGGTAAACAATCTAAGTGAATATCATCAACCTTTTATCGAACTGATAAAACGGATCGCAAAAACAGGAGAGCAAACTGCAAAAGCCTATTATAACGCACCTGGATGGGTTGTTTATATGATGACCAATATCTGGGGATATTCAGCTCCGGGTGAACAGGCTTCCTGGGGGGCAAGTACAGCCTCCGGTTGGTTGTGCAATCACCTGTGGGAACATTATCTTTTTACAGGAGACCAGGGGTATCTGAAAGAAATCTATCCGATACTCAAGGGTGCTGCAGAATTCTACAACCATACATTGGTGCAAGATCCCAAAACAGGATGGTGGGTTACTTCACCATCAGTATCACCAGAAAATGCGTTTCGGATGCCCAATGGAAAGGTCGCAGCGGTGGTGATGGGTCCCACAATCGACAATCAGATTGTACGCGAGCTGTATCAAGCCGTTATTCAAGCAGACTCTATTTTGGCTGTCAAGGATAGTTTTGTAGCTAGCCTGAAAGGGAAATTAAAAGAGATCCCACCAGCAGTAGTGATTAGTAGATCTGGACGTGTAATGGAATGGCTCGAGGATTATCAGGAGGTTGAACCCAAACACCGTCATGTATCCCATCTTTATGGTCTGTATCCTGCAGCATTTATTTCTCCCCAAACGACTCCGGCTTGGGCCGAAGCTGCACGAAAAACGCTTGCTATCAGGGGAGATGAAGGTACAGGCTGGTCAAGAGCCTGGAAAATATTGTTTTGGGCAAGATTGCAGGATGGTGATCATGCCCTAGAAATCCTTCGTCAGTTGCTGAAACCAGCCTTTGCCAGTGAAACAACCTATCAGGGTGTGGGTGCCGGTACCTATCCCAACTTATTCTGTGCCCATCCACCGTTTCAGATTGATGGCAACTTTGGCGGCGCCGCAGGTATCGCAGAGATGTTGATCCAAAGCCACAATGGCTATATTCATCTGCTACCAGCTCTACCTAAAGCTTGGTCTAAGGGACAGATCAAAGGGCTAAAAGCCAGAGGAAATTACACCGTGGATATGAGCTGGGAAAATGGGAAAATTGTCAAGCTAAACATAAAGGGAAAAAAAGGAAATGTTCGCATATTTGAAAACGGAATCTATAAGGACTATAAGGTCCGTTAG
- a CDS encoding DUF4369 domain-containing protein, whose protein sequence is MKTFAYKITGQTSAAEGSSVILIDPENKMQQFTKTSVTNGQFVLEGELAMTGFYAIQINGGEPYILFLEGGSDYELKENKGGFTLTTTSSNATDFVQFTKRYQQREKEEKLKEENKTARIGGLNGQLSAMALRNDGSYEKTIDEIQRLSAGKPYNLRNLYADFILDSTHQSSLVLPYFFKYVSIDADNFKKFDTALQRFDATLQKHPYYKFAREKVDRVKDFYENMPVFPPITPMNVQRDSLKISEFSNAKMLIAAFWKAASKYSVSDVTELRKKETQLKAMGVRVIYFSLDADQDAWIKTSNSLVLGPHSYYLNTNDRATMENDFGIDRSPSYLWINPQTFKILSLTGEDPTLPKFIGKVKEFLAKN, encoded by the coding sequence TTGAAAACGTTCGCTTATAAAATTACTGGGCAGACAAGTGCTGCGGAGGGGAGCTCAGTGATCCTCATCGATCCGGAAAACAAAATGCAACAGTTTACAAAAACAAGTGTGACAAACGGGCAATTTGTCTTGGAAGGTGAATTGGCAATGACTGGTTTTTATGCAATTCAGATTAATGGCGGAGAGCCTTACATCCTGTTTTTGGAAGGGGGGAGTGACTATGAACTGAAAGAAAATAAAGGCGGCTTTACCTTGACTACAACCTCCAGTAATGCAACGGATTTTGTTCAGTTTACGAAACGATATCAACAGCGAGAAAAAGAGGAAAAATTGAAAGAAGAAAATAAGACCGCCAGAATCGGCGGATTAAATGGGCAGCTCTCAGCGATGGCCCTACGCAACGATGGATCTTACGAGAAAACTATTGATGAAATACAACGATTGTCGGCTGGTAAACCTTATAATCTTCGCAATTTATATGCTGATTTTATTCTTGATAGCACACATCAATCGTCTTTAGTTCTCCCTTACTTTTTCAAATATGTCTCCATCGATGCGGATAACTTCAAAAAATTTGATACTGCACTACAGCGGTTCGATGCAACCCTGCAAAAACACCCTTATTATAAATTTGCGCGTGAGAAAGTAGACCGGGTGAAAGATTTTTACGAGAATATGCCTGTCTTTCCACCCATCACGCCAATGAATGTCCAACGGGACTCGCTAAAAATCAGTGAATTTTCAAATGCCAAAATGTTGATCGCGGCGTTCTGGAAAGCCGCTAGTAAATACAGTGTTTCTGATGTTACTGAACTACGCAAAAAAGAGACGCAGTTAAAGGCAATGGGAGTGCGGGTTATTTACTTTTCGTTAGATGCGGATCAAGATGCCTGGATTAAAACCAGCAACTCCCTCGTTCTGGGGCCTCATAGCTATTATTTGAATACAAATGATCGGGCAACAATGGAAAATGACTTTGGTATAGACCGTTCGCCAAGTTATTTATGGATCAATCCACAGACCTTCAAAATCCTGTCACTCACTGGTGAAGATCCGACTTTACCGAAGTTCATTGGTAAGGTTAAGGAGTTTTTGGCTAAAAATTAA